From one Variovorax sp. PBL-H6 genomic stretch:
- the dctP gene encoding TRAP transporter substrate-binding protein DctP, with translation MIIAFKRLAATVALGLLAFPAAAQEMQIRLVTAFPENTAWSQELVKWSERVNAQGKGLVKINFIGGPRAVPTFEIGNAVKSGVVDMALSPGAFYTNVFPEADMLKMAQIPVSEQRKNGAVDYINAVWNEKGNMQYLARMVEGYPFHIFLSKKIDKLDLTGKKIRVSPAIRPAVQTLNGNVINIPPGEIYTALERSVIDGYGWSVGGIFDLNLASHTKFRVDPGFYDADVSLIMNLDKWRAMTPQQREFIQKMAMEVEANTAYWRKEGEDEKKKQNASGIQPLTFSATDTAKYLDAVYEAGWADLIKTSPVHGPKLRALLSRKP, from the coding sequence ATGATCATTGCATTCAAGCGCCTGGCGGCCACGGTCGCCCTGGGGCTCCTGGCCTTCCCGGCGGCTGCACAGGAAATGCAGATACGGCTGGTCACGGCATTCCCTGAGAACACCGCCTGGTCGCAGGAACTCGTGAAGTGGAGCGAGCGGGTGAACGCGCAGGGCAAGGGGCTTGTCAAGATCAACTTCATCGGCGGCCCGCGGGCGGTCCCGACCTTCGAGATCGGCAATGCGGTGAAAAGCGGCGTCGTCGACATGGCCTTGAGCCCTGGCGCGTTCTACACGAATGTGTTCCCCGAGGCGGACATGCTCAAGATGGCGCAGATCCCGGTTTCCGAGCAGCGCAAGAACGGCGCTGTCGACTACATCAACGCGGTCTGGAACGAGAAGGGGAACATGCAGTACCTCGCGCGGATGGTCGAGGGCTACCCGTTCCACATCTTCCTGTCGAAGAAGATCGACAAGCTGGACCTCACCGGCAAGAAGATTCGCGTATCCCCCGCCATTCGGCCGGCGGTGCAGACGCTGAACGGCAACGTGATCAATATCCCGCCGGGCGAGATCTACACCGCGTTGGAACGCAGCGTGATCGACGGGTACGGGTGGTCGGTCGGCGGCATCTTCGATCTGAACCTCGCGAGCCACACGAAATTCCGCGTCGACCCCGGGTTCTATGACGCTGACGTGTCGTTGATCATGAACCTCGACAAGTGGAGGGCCATGACACCGCAGCAGCGTGAGTTCATCCAGAAGATGGCCATGGAGGTGGAGGCCAACACTGCCTACTGGCGCAAGGAGGGAGAGGACGAGAAGAAGAAGCAGAATGCTTCGGGCATCCAGCCGCTGACCTTCAGCGCGACGGACACCGCGAAGTACCTCGACGCCGTGTACGAAGCGGGCTGGGCCGACCTCATCAAGACCAGCCCGGTGCATGGACCGAAGCTGCGCGCATTGCTGTCCAGGAAGCCGTGA